Proteins encoded in a region of the Pseudomonas denitrificans (nom. rej.) genome:
- a CDS encoding flavin-containing monooxygenase gives MTTSSRRSAAPRVLIIGAGFAGLGLAIRLQQAGIQDFLILEKAADVGGCWRENVYPGAACDVPSHLYSFSFEPKADWSRKFAPQAEILDYARHCADKYRLRERIRFNCEVREASFDEAAGEWRVTCADGEELRAQSLVCALGQLSRPLIPKLPGIERFQGKAFHSAQWDHGAPLEGKRVAVVGTGASAIQFVPQIAPKVAELLLFQRSAAYVIPKPDRPYADWERRIKSRLPWLQRLDRGLKYIQHEARALAFTVFPPMMKIMRISFHLHMRKSISDPQLRARLEPDYPMGCKRILISNDYYPALARSNVKLVDTGIREVTEDAIVTRDGVRHPVDTIIYGTGFAATEFLAPMQITGLAGRELNQAWSDGAEAYKGISVSGFPNFFILYGPNTNLGHNSIIYMLESQFPYVLGCLQRIQREGLKYLDLKRQAQQGFNRQLQHDLRHTIWERGCSSWYKTASGRNTVNWPGFTFRYRQQTRQPEFADYDCIR, from the coding sequence ATGACAACATCATCCCGTCGATCGGCCGCCCCGCGCGTGCTGATCATCGGTGCCGGCTTTGCCGGCCTGGGCCTGGCGATCCGCCTGCAGCAAGCGGGCATCCAGGACTTCCTGATCCTCGAGAAGGCTGCCGACGTCGGTGGCTGCTGGCGCGAGAACGTCTATCCGGGCGCCGCCTGCGACGTGCCTTCGCATCTGTACTCCTTCTCCTTCGAACCCAAGGCCGATTGGTCGCGCAAGTTCGCGCCCCAGGCGGAAATCCTCGACTACGCGCGGCACTGCGCGGACAAGTACCGCCTGCGTGAGCGCATCCGTTTCAACTGCGAAGTGCGCGAGGCGAGCTTCGACGAAGCGGCCGGCGAGTGGCGGGTGACTTGCGCCGACGGCGAGGAGCTGCGCGCCCAGTCGCTGGTCTGCGCCCTCGGCCAGCTGAGCCGCCCGCTGATCCCGAAGCTGCCGGGCATCGAACGCTTCCAGGGCAAGGCGTTCCACTCCGCGCAGTGGGACCACGGTGCGCCGCTGGAGGGCAAGCGCGTCGCGGTAGTCGGCACCGGCGCCAGCGCCATCCAGTTCGTCCCGCAGATCGCTCCGAAGGTGGCCGAGCTGCTGCTGTTCCAGCGCAGCGCCGCCTACGTGATTCCCAAGCCGGACCGCCCCTACGCCGACTGGGAGCGCCGCATCAAGTCGCGCCTGCCCTGGCTGCAGCGTCTGGACCGGGGCCTGAAGTACATCCAGCATGAGGCCCGCGCGCTGGCCTTCACCGTATTCCCGCCGATGATGAAAATCATGCGGATCAGTTTCCACCTGCACATGCGCAAGAGCATCAGCGATCCGCAACTGCGCGCGCGGCTGGAGCCCGATTACCCCATGGGCTGCAAGCGTATCCTGATCAGCAACGACTACTACCCGGCGCTGGCGCGCAGCAACGTGAAGCTGGTGGATACCGGCATCCGCGAAGTCACCGAGGACGCCATCGTCACCCGCGACGGCGTGCGGCATCCGGTGGACACGATCATCTACGGCACCGGTTTCGCCGCCACTGAGTTCCTCGCGCCGATGCAAATCACCGGCCTCGCCGGGCGCGAACTGAACCAGGCCTGGAGTGACGGTGCCGAGGCCTACAAGGGCATCAGTGTCAGCGGCTTCCCCAACTTCTTCATCCTCTACGGGCCGAACACCAACCTGGGGCACAACTCCATCATCTACATGCTGGAGAGCCAGTTCCCCTATGTGCTCGGCTGCCTGCAGCGAATCCAGCGCGAGGGCCTGAAGTACCTGGACCTCAAGCGGCAGGCGCAGCAGGGCTTCAACCGCCAGTTGCAGCACGACCTGCGGCACACCATCTGGGAGCGCGGTTGCAGCAGCTGGTACAAGACCGCCAGCGGGCGCAATACCGTGAACTGGCCGGGCTTCACCTTCCGCTATCGCCAACAGACCCGTCAGCCGGAGTTCGCCGACTATGACTGCATCCGTTGA
- a CDS encoding alpha/beta hydrolase produces MTASVEPQVPLSTRQKLLTAALRGALNLLFRGLMGPQLPVKAQRALLRGLTAATLTPRGVHREQTTLGGVPAEVWRPEGVGEGRVILYLHGGAYLIGSPATHRAITANLARRCKAEVWVIDYRLAPEHRFPAQREDAVAAYRALLDKGIPAPAIAVAGDSAGGHLTLQLALEAKAQGLPMPGALVTFSPVTDLSNEHLHAPAAGDPLITRAWMDSAMGMFCPPGVPRADARLSPLHADLGGLPPLLIQVGEDEVLRNDSLRFVDAARRYGNTVQLQRFPGCWHVFQAHAGLLDVADRALQDVANFLASHLRAGHPQTTSMQGMQR; encoded by the coding sequence ATGACTGCATCCGTTGAACCGCAAGTGCCGCTGTCGACCCGCCAGAAGCTGCTGACGGCCGCCCTGCGTGGCGCGCTCAACCTGCTGTTCCGCGGGCTGATGGGCCCGCAGTTGCCGGTGAAGGCGCAGCGCGCTTTGCTGCGTGGGCTGACGGCCGCCACGCTGACGCCGCGCGGCGTGCACCGGGAGCAGACGACGCTGGGCGGCGTTCCCGCCGAAGTCTGGCGGCCGGAAGGTGTCGGCGAGGGCAGGGTGATCCTCTACCTGCACGGCGGCGCGTATCTGATCGGCTCACCGGCTACGCACCGGGCGATCACCGCCAACCTGGCGCGGCGCTGCAAGGCCGAGGTCTGGGTGATCGACTACCGCCTGGCGCCCGAGCATCGCTTCCCCGCTCAGCGTGAAGATGCCGTGGCGGCTTACCGCGCTCTGCTGGACAAGGGCATCCCTGCGCCCGCCATCGCGGTGGCCGGGGATTCCGCCGGCGGTCACCTGACCCTGCAGCTGGCGCTGGAAGCCAAGGCGCAGGGCTTGCCGATGCCCGGTGCGCTGGTGACCTTCTCGCCGGTCACCGATCTCTCCAATGAACACCTCCACGCGCCGGCAGCGGGCGACCCGCTGATCACCCGCGCCTGGATGGACAGTGCCATGGGCATGTTCTGCCCGCCGGGCGTGCCCCGCGCGGACGCCCGGCTGTCGCCGCTGCACGCTGATCTGGGCGGCCTGCCGCCGCTACTGATCCAGGTCGGCGAGGACGAGGTGCTGCGCAACGACAGCCTGCGCTTCGTCGATGCTGCGCGGCGCTATGGCAATACCGTGCAGCTGCAGCGGTTTCCCGGTTGCTGGCACGTGTTCCAGGCCCACGCCGGCCTGCTGGACGTGGCCGATCGCGCCTTGCAGGACGTCGCCAATTTTCTCGCCAGCCATTTGCGGGCCGGGCACCCGCAGACCACCTCAATGCAAGGAATGCAGCGATGA
- a CDS encoding SDR family oxidoreductase, with translation MNTILISGAASGIGAATAKLFHQRGWRVGLIDLNPEPLAALAAELDDAWQRALDVTDAEAVSAAVREFAEAHNGHLRLLFNCAGILRFGRFEDISLAEHNRIIAINVQGVLNCCYAALPYLKRTPGAQVLNMGSASGLYGVPQMASYSASKFAVRGLTEALELEWRELGIRVADLMPPFVRTPMVASQTFEPPVLRRLGVTLVAEDIAQAAWRQAQSGGVHRPIGAMFRAMYWSGQLSPPAINRWVMAWLSR, from the coding sequence ATGAACACCATCCTGATCAGCGGAGCGGCCTCGGGGATCGGCGCCGCCACCGCGAAGCTGTTCCACCAGCGCGGCTGGCGCGTCGGCCTGATCGACCTCAATCCCGAGCCACTGGCGGCGCTGGCAGCCGAGCTGGACGACGCCTGGCAGCGGGCGCTGGATGTCACCGATGCCGAGGCGGTATCGGCGGCGGTGCGCGAGTTCGCCGAAGCCCACAACGGGCACCTGCGCCTGCTGTTCAACTGCGCGGGCATCCTGCGTTTCGGGCGCTTCGAGGACATCAGCCTCGCCGAGCACAACCGCATCATCGCCATCAACGTTCAGGGCGTGCTCAATTGCTGCTATGCCGCGCTGCCTTACCTCAAGCGCACGCCGGGCGCGCAGGTGCTGAACATGGGCTCGGCTTCCGGGCTCTATGGCGTGCCGCAGATGGCCAGCTACTCGGCGTCGAAGTTCGCCGTGCGCGGGCTGACCGAGGCGTTGGAGCTGGAGTGGCGGGAGCTGGGCATCCGCGTCGCCGACCTGATGCCGCCCTTCGTGCGCACGCCAATGGTCGCCAGCCAGACCTTCGAGCCGCCGGTGCTGCGTCGCCTGGGCGTCACCCTGGTGGCCGAGGACATCGCCCAGGCCGCGTGGCGGCAGGCCCAGAGCGGCGGTGTGCACCGGCCCATCGGCGCGATGTTCCGCGCCATGTACTGGTCCGGGCAGCTCTCACCGCCGGCGATCAACCGCTGGGTGATGGCCTGGCTCAGTCGCTGA
- a CDS encoding ribonuclease E inhibitor RraB, giving the protein MEKPLSEDISVNVLRRMKEGGFDFARIHPIDFFAIFSDEQNARKAARQFRGESLRTQVEARDDGGWNLQISKVMFATHAAIGDFEHDLEEVVVPLGGTLDGWGVTQEVTSLR; this is encoded by the coding sequence ATGGAAAAGCCCCTCTCGGAGGATATCAGCGTCAACGTGTTGCGCCGGATGAAGGAAGGTGGCTTCGATTTCGCTCGTATTCATCCCATCGATTTTTTCGCCATCTTTTCCGATGAACAGAACGCCCGCAAAGCTGCCCGGCAGTTTCGCGGCGAGTCGCTGAGAACCCAGGTCGAAGCGCGCGATGACGGCGGCTGGAACCTGCAGATCAGCAAGGTGATGTTCGCCACCCATGCCGCCATCGGCGATTTCGAACACGACCTTGAGGAAGTCGTGGTGCCACTGGGCGGTACGCTCGATGGATGGGGCGTGACCCAGGAGGTCACCTCCCTGCGTTGA